A window of the Brumimicrobium sp. genome harbors these coding sequences:
- a CDS encoding CDP-glycerol glycerophosphotransferase family protein, with translation MLKRFIPLSIKRKLKAFQIQIQIKKVKNAHANALISVRTHQPIKVAFFLVLESIWKYEHLYFLLKNDSRFQPIVFVCPFVTYGEENMQIEMKRAYESFIQKGYEVQTTQLKNGSWLDVKESFQPDIVFFTSPWKISLNQYYIHHYLDTLSCYVPYGFNSCDLYQTHYNEDMQNFCWKYFVETDFHQQLARKYSLRKGDNTVVTGFPGIDNLIDKSYVPQQVWKPQTKLKKHIIWAPHHTLPEKDNMLDYATFLTYADLFWELTEKFKDEVQFCFKPHPNLRVKLNKPEVWGKEKTDSYFKQWEEGENTQLNEGDYIDLFLGSDAMIHDSGSFVLEYFATEKPVMFLVNNEKSFQQFNQLGKEALQNMYLGYNQEDIIHFIEHVVVQGNDEFMLKRRKFQREVLAPGNTRLASENIYQILCEELKG, from the coding sequence ATGTTGAAGCGATTTATTCCATTGAGCATCAAAAGAAAATTAAAAGCTTTCCAGATTCAAATACAAATCAAGAAGGTAAAAAATGCACATGCAAATGCTTTAATTTCTGTTCGCACGCATCAACCTATTAAAGTAGCATTCTTCTTAGTTTTAGAATCTATTTGGAAATATGAACACCTTTATTTCTTACTGAAAAATGATTCTCGTTTTCAGCCTATTGTTTTTGTATGCCCTTTTGTAACTTATGGCGAAGAAAATATGCAAATTGAAATGAAAAGAGCCTATGAGTCTTTCATTCAAAAAGGGTATGAAGTACAAACTACACAACTTAAAAATGGAAGTTGGTTAGATGTGAAAGAATCGTTTCAACCTGATATCGTTTTCTTCACAAGTCCTTGGAAAATCTCTTTAAATCAATACTATATTCATCATTATCTTGATACACTTTCTTGCTATGTGCCGTATGGATTTAATTCCTGTGATTTATATCAAACGCATTACAACGAAGATATGCAAAATTTCTGCTGGAAATACTTTGTAGAAACAGATTTTCATCAACAATTAGCACGCAAATATTCACTGCGGAAAGGAGATAATACGGTGGTGACAGGTTTTCCTGGAATAGACAACTTGATAGATAAAAGTTATGTTCCCCAGCAAGTTTGGAAACCCCAAACCAAACTTAAAAAGCATATTATCTGGGCTCCGCATCATACCTTGCCGGAGAAAGATAATATGTTAGATTATGCAACATTCTTGACCTATGCTGATTTGTTTTGGGAATTGACAGAGAAATTCAAAGATGAGGTGCAGTTTTGCTTTAAACCACATCCTAATTTACGTGTAAAATTAAATAAACCTGAAGTGTGGGGGAAAGAAAAAACGGATTCCTATTTTAAACAATGGGAAGAAGGAGAGAATACTCAACTCAATGAGGGAGATTACATCGACTTATTCTTGGGATCTGATGCCATGATACATGATAGTGGTTCTTTTGTGTTGGAATATTTTGCAACGGAAAAACCAGTTATGTTTTTGGTAAATAATGAAAAGTCGTTCCAACAGTTTAACCAATTGGGTAAAGAAGCTTTACAGAATATGTATTTAGGGTATAATCAAGAAGATATCATTCATTTTATAGAGCATGTTGTTGTTCAAGGGAATGATGAATTTATGTTGAAACGGCGCAAATTTCAGCGTGAAGTGCTGGCACCCGGAAACACGCGTTTGGCATCTGAAAATATTTATCAGATTCTCTGTGAAGAATTGAAGGGGTAA
- a CDS encoding CDP-glycerol glycerophosphotransferase family protein, producing MSKEKLKHRFINHLRNALSYIVPKKKGLLVFVPIHNPQRLSGNLKAFLRYLIDNQPEVSYRLITMHPIFEKQAIQSNIKHTVRGVFSALWSELRAEIIILDASAPKYRGNYAIVQLWHGVGFKNVGLLNETTSPAEIKELKKHYRSYKLVASTCPMDVEKQNKSFGITSTQITGYPRNDKLVRWEDFKENTQKEFEFSEYKRIISYVPTFRDQPTQQPFSQQFWASLNEFLIKTNSLFLVKKHPWDEYIEIPNNYSHIKDVTHSIFPQELFMITDLLISDYSSVFTDFVLTGKPILAYTYDLDAYISTCRSIYYKLEEILPKPFIADEWELLERIKNDSWMKDAIYIESYHTFRNNFNTYQDAKSSERIWDMIKQFSES from the coding sequence ATGTCTAAAGAAAAACTAAAACACAGATTCATTAATCATCTGCGTAATGCCTTGTCTTATATTGTTCCCAAAAAGAAAGGCTTGTTAGTATTTGTTCCTATACACAATCCACAAAGATTAAGTGGTAATCTAAAAGCCTTTTTACGTTATTTGATTGACAACCAACCAGAGGTTTCGTATCGTTTGATAACAATGCATCCAATATTCGAAAAACAAGCTATACAAAGCAATATAAAACATACTGTTCGGGGTGTTTTTTCAGCGTTGTGGTCTGAATTACGTGCCGAAATCATAATATTAGATGCTTCTGCGCCAAAGTATAGGGGGAATTATGCCATAGTTCAACTGTGGCATGGTGTAGGTTTTAAAAATGTAGGTTTATTAAATGAAACCACTTCTCCTGCTGAAATAAAAGAATTGAAAAAGCATTATCGAAGTTATAAATTGGTTGCCTCTACTTGTCCGATGGATGTGGAAAAACAAAATAAATCTTTTGGTATAACTTCTACTCAAATTACTGGTTATCCTCGCAATGATAAACTTGTTAGGTGGGAAGATTTCAAAGAAAATACCCAGAAAGAATTTGAATTTTCAGAGTATAAACGGATCATATCTTATGTTCCTACTTTTAGAGATCAACCTACACAACAACCTTTCTCCCAGCAATTTTGGGCATCATTAAATGAATTTTTAATCAAAACGAATAGTTTGTTTCTCGTTAAAAAGCATCCTTGGGACGAATATATCGAAATCCCAAATAATTATAGCCATATCAAGGATGTTACTCATTCTATTTTTCCTCAGGAGTTATTTATGATAACTGATTTGTTGATTTCAGATTATAGCTCTGTATTTACAGATTTTGTGTTAACGGGAAAACCAATATTGGCTTATACCTATGATTTAGATGCTTATATTTCAACTTGTAGAAGTATTTATTACAAACTAGAAGAGATACTGCCCAAACCGTTTATAGCTGACGAATGGGAACTTTTAGAAAGGATAAAGAATGATTCTTGGATGAAAGATGCTATTTATATCGAAAGTTATCATACTTTTAGAAATAATTTTAATACCTATCAAGATGCAAAGTCGTCTGAACGAATTTGGGATATGATTAAGCAATTTAGTGAGAGTTAA